A single genomic interval of Brevibacillus brevis harbors:
- the yqfC gene encoding sporulation protein YqfC, with amino-acid sequence MKRWSRRLRQLAGGVLDLPQDVVLEVPRITMIGHLQMYIENHRGVLHFSEKELRLLLTNGQMIVSGEQLVIRAILPEEVLLEGRIGGVKFLETGPQNS; translated from the coding sequence ATGAAGCGTTGGAGCCGCCGTCTGCGCCAGTTGGCCGGAGGGGTGTTGGATCTGCCGCAAGATGTAGTCCTGGAAGTCCCGCGTATCACGATGATCGGTCATTTGCAAATGTATATAGAGAATCATCGAGGAGTTTTGCATTTTAGCGAAAAAGAGCTTCGTCTGCTGTTGACGAACGGTCAAATGATTGTTTCAGGTGAACAGCTTGTCATCCGAGCGATTTTGCCTGAGGAGGTTTTGTTAGAAGGAAGAATCGGTGGCGTGAAATTTTTGGAGACGGGACCACAGAACTCGTAA
- the yqfD gene encoding sporulation protein YqfD — translation MRYGIKEWVDGHVTITVRGKRFERMLNMAVRDGIRIWNIRRVGEEVTRCDILIRDYFRLRPLLKETGCRSHVEARDGLPFWLLRLRRRSGLAIGAALFFIGLYMLSSFVWSVEVSGTKMVDPRRVIQAAEQVGIKEGAWKVKLKEPLVLQKELLSLLPEASWVGIEIQGTKVMLQVVEKEAPVKPLATGPRHLVAKKRAVVHKILPEVGRSQVVSNQLVEKGQVLISGIIGNDARQQAVSARGKVQGEVWYMSNTSVPLKQTMYRLTGEKLEHQYLLVGPYAIYVWPFEKQSFAQAEVAEQRFLPSYAGYTSPLGWKTVTYVQTAPVQTEMSVEEATELAKKFAREDILKKAGKDAFIQDEKVLHVTTENGKVYVSIHFSVIEDIAIEQPFVGQ, via the coding sequence ATGCGGTATGGAATCAAGGAGTGGGTGGATGGACATGTAACCATTACCGTTCGGGGAAAACGATTTGAGCGGATGCTAAATATGGCCGTACGGGATGGGATTCGAATCTGGAATATTCGCAGAGTAGGAGAAGAGGTGACTCGCTGCGATATTTTGATTCGTGATTATTTTCGTTTACGACCGCTTTTAAAAGAGACAGGCTGTCGTAGTCACGTCGAAGCAAGAGACGGGCTGCCTTTCTGGCTCTTGCGGTTACGCAGACGATCTGGATTGGCAATTGGGGCAGCCCTTTTTTTCATCGGATTGTACATGCTCTCCTCTTTTGTTTGGAGTGTCGAAGTGAGTGGGACCAAAATGGTTGATCCGCGACGAGTGATTCAAGCCGCTGAACAAGTGGGGATTAAAGAAGGGGCATGGAAGGTCAAACTAAAAGAACCGTTGGTTTTGCAAAAAGAGCTGTTGAGTCTGCTGCCTGAAGCGTCTTGGGTTGGAATCGAGATTCAAGGAACCAAAGTCATGCTTCAAGTGGTTGAAAAAGAGGCGCCCGTAAAGCCGCTTGCAACAGGTCCACGGCATCTTGTAGCAAAAAAGAGGGCTGTCGTCCATAAAATTCTTCCGGAGGTTGGTCGCAGTCAGGTTGTGAGCAATCAATTGGTTGAAAAAGGCCAAGTGCTCATCTCGGGGATCATTGGCAATGACGCTCGTCAACAAGCAGTATCAGCGCGAGGCAAGGTGCAAGGGGAAGTGTGGTATATGAGTAACACATCGGTCCCGCTAAAACAAACGATGTATCGTTTGACGGGAGAAAAACTGGAGCATCAATACCTGCTTGTAGGCCCCTATGCGATCTATGTGTGGCCATTTGAAAAACAGTCCTTTGCACAAGCTGAAGTGGCAGAACAACGGTTTTTGCCCTCGTACGCGGGATATACCTCTCCACTTGGCTGGAAGACAGTAACGTACGTGCAAACAGCACCCGTTCAAACAGAAATGAGCGTGGAGGAAGCGACGGAACTGGCTAAAAAATTTGCCAGGGAGGATATCTTGAAAAAAGCTGGAAAAGATGCGTTCATTCAGGACGAAAAAGTTTTGCACGTCACAACAGAGAATGGTAAAGTTTACGTAAGCATTCATTTTTCCGTCATTGAAGATATTGCCATTGAACAGCCTTTCGTTGGGCAGTGA
- a CDS encoding PhoH family protein gives MHVQDEVRIPFSDASEALLLFGPHDAYLTLIEQRSSAKIMTREGELVISGDKPEVDKLTELIEILLQLIRRGIALSERDISYAMSLIERGEGAQLLDVYDEEVARTQRGKVIRAKTLGQRHYLSAIKKHDIVFGIGPAGTGKTYLAVVTAVNALKNARVKRIVLTRPAVEAGESLGFLPGDLQEKVDPYLRPLYDALYDMLGNEQVAKMMERGLIEVAPLAYMRGRTLEDSFVILDEAQNTTPEQMKMFLTRLGFGSKMVITGDVTQVDLPKGKKSGLREAQRILSPISDVAFIHFQEGDVVRHSLVQKIIAAYAKEEVEHGY, from the coding sequence TTGCACGTACAAGATGAGGTAAGAATCCCGTTTTCAGACGCATCTGAGGCCTTGCTGTTGTTCGGACCACATGACGCGTACCTAACACTGATCGAGCAAAGAAGTTCCGCCAAAATCATGACCCGAGAAGGCGAACTGGTTATTAGCGGGGATAAGCCGGAAGTGGACAAACTGACAGAGTTGATTGAAATTCTGCTACAGTTGATTCGCAGAGGGATTGCCCTGTCCGAACGAGACATCTCTTATGCGATGTCGTTGATTGAACGGGGAGAAGGTGCCCAACTGCTCGATGTGTATGATGAAGAAGTCGCTCGTACCCAACGTGGCAAAGTAATCAGGGCAAAGACTCTGGGCCAGCGTCATTACTTGTCTGCGATCAAGAAGCATGACATTGTGTTTGGAATTGGACCAGCTGGGACCGGAAAAACGTATTTGGCTGTTGTCACAGCAGTAAATGCGTTGAAAAATGCGCGTGTCAAACGGATCGTTCTTACCAGACCGGCCGTAGAAGCGGGGGAGAGCCTTGGGTTTTTGCCAGGAGATTTGCAGGAAAAAGTAGACCCTTACCTGCGTCCGCTCTATGATGCCTTGTACGACATGCTGGGCAATGAACAAGTCGCCAAAATGATGGAACGTGGACTCATTGAGGTTGCACCTTTGGCGTACATGCGTGGTCGTACGCTCGAAGATTCCTTTGTCATTTTGGATGAAGCCCAGAACACAACTCCCGAGCAAATGAAAATGTTTTTGACCAGGCTTGGCTTTGGTTCCAAAATGGTCATTACGGGTGATGTGACCCAGGTGGATTTGCCAAAAGGCAAGAAATCCGGATTGCGCGAAGCACAGCGCATCTTAAGCCCGATTTCCGATGTAGCCTTTATTCATTTCCAAGAGGGAGATGTCGTTCGTCACAGTCTGGTACAAAAAATCATCGCTGCCTATGCCAAGGAAGAAGTAGAACACGGCTATTAA
- the ybeY gene encoding rRNA maturation RNase YbeY, which yields MASQKGDRLPVLSVEILHEEIEPIDENLQNLLVRCLEAAAKLEDVQGEVVVTLVNNERIHELNRDYRGVDRPTDVLSFAMNEPGEGEMEIFIDEDEASEFPNMLGDIIISVPKAHEQAEDYGHSFERELGFLTVHGFLHLLGYDHGTPEEEKEMFSRQEKVLEEIGLTR from the coding sequence ATGGCGTCACAAAAAGGAGATCGTTTACCTGTGTTATCTGTAGAAATCCTTCATGAAGAAATCGAACCGATCGATGAGAATTTGCAAAACCTGCTTGTCCGTTGCCTGGAAGCAGCGGCAAAGCTGGAAGACGTACAAGGAGAAGTAGTTGTCACGTTGGTGAACAACGAGCGCATCCACGAGTTGAATCGCGACTATCGAGGTGTTGATCGGCCTACGGATGTTCTGTCCTTTGCGATGAACGAGCCGGGCGAAGGGGAAATGGAAATCTTCATCGATGAGGATGAGGCCAGCGAGTTTCCGAATATGCTTGGAGATATCATCATCTCGGTGCCAAAAGCACATGAGCAGGCCGAAGACTATGGCCATTCATTCGAACGCGAACTCGGATTTCTCACGGTTCATGGTTTTCTTCACCTTCTGGGCTATGATCATGGGACGCCAGAAGAAGAGAAGGAAATGTTTTCACGTCAAGAAAAGGTGCTGGAAGAAATCGGCTTGACGAGGTAG
- a CDS encoding diacylglycerol kinase family protein, whose translation MKEWRRLTRSFTYALQGISYTVRTQRNMQIHVAAAIVVLAAAWWLQIPRSDVLLVLFSIGLVFSLELVNTAIEAVVDLASPEWHVKAKIAKDVGAGAVLVAAILSLIIGVLVFGQPLLQKVWG comes from the coding sequence TTGAAGGAATGGCGACGATTGACTCGCAGCTTCACCTACGCTCTGCAAGGAATTTCCTATACCGTACGGACACAGCGAAACATGCAAATCCACGTAGCCGCAGCCATTGTGGTGCTGGCGGCAGCGTGGTGGCTGCAGATACCCCGCAGCGATGTTTTGCTGGTCCTTTTTTCTATCGGTCTGGTCTTCTCCCTTGAGCTGGTAAACACCGCGATTGAAGCAGTCGTTGATTTAGCTTCCCCAGAATGGCACGTCAAGGCGAAGATTGCCAAAGATGTGGGAGCAGGAGCTGTACTTGTGGCGGCGATTCTGTCCCTTATCATTGGAGTTCTCGTATTTGGACAGCCACTGTTGCAAAAAGTATGGGGATAG
- a CDS encoding cytidine deaminase, protein MDKQSLLAQAIEARKLAYVPYSKFQVGAALLAESGKVYLGGNIENAAYSLCNCAERTALFKAYSEGDRTYKALAVAADTPQAVSPCGACRQVMAELCPPDMPVFLTNLKGDIWETTVSALLPGAFTKEDLRG, encoded by the coding sequence ATGGATAAACAATCATTATTAGCACAAGCAATCGAAGCCAGAAAGCTCGCTTATGTACCATACTCCAAGTTTCAGGTAGGAGCAGCTCTTTTAGCTGAGAGTGGCAAGGTTTATTTGGGAGGCAATATTGAAAATGCAGCGTACTCGCTGTGCAACTGCGCAGAGCGTACGGCTCTTTTTAAAGCGTACTCAGAAGGCGACCGGACTTACAAGGCATTAGCCGTCGCTGCCGATACACCGCAAGCTGTATCACCATGTGGAGCTTGCCGACAAGTCATGGCAGAGCTGTGCCCGCCGGACATGCCTGTATTTTTGACGAATCTCAAAGGCGACATTTGGGAAACGACAGTATCTGCCCTGCTTCCAGGCGCATTCACCAAGGAGGATTTACGTGGATAA
- the era gene encoding GTPase Era: MDNRKTKQSFKSGFVSIVGRPNVGKSTLLNHIVGHKIAIMSNKPQTTRNKITAVHTTEEGQIIFLDTPGIHKPQSKLGNYMVSVAENTLNEVDLVLFVVDATEKRGAGDDYIIERLKQVKTPVFLVINKIDKVHPEALLPIIDDYRKLYDFKQIVPISALEGNNTGSLQQAILGEMEEGPMYYPADQVTDHPERFVAAELIREKVLHLTREEVPHSIAVVIEEMKRGENGKTLYIYAAIYVERDSQRGILIGQKGQMLKEIGQRARKDIERLMGDQVFLELWIKVKKDWRNQERMLRNFGFYDEQ; the protein is encoded by the coding sequence GTGGATAATCGCAAGACCAAGCAATCGTTTAAATCGGGCTTTGTTTCTATTGTGGGACGGCCAAATGTTGGAAAATCAACATTGTTGAATCATATTGTGGGACATAAAATCGCTATCATGTCAAACAAGCCGCAAACGACACGCAACAAAATTACAGCGGTGCATACGACAGAAGAGGGTCAAATTATTTTCTTGGATACACCGGGGATTCACAAGCCTCAATCCAAACTTGGAAACTACATGGTTTCGGTTGCCGAAAATACATTGAATGAAGTAGATCTCGTTTTGTTTGTTGTCGATGCAACTGAAAAACGCGGAGCCGGGGACGACTACATCATCGAGCGGTTGAAGCAGGTCAAAACGCCAGTATTTTTGGTCATCAACAAAATTGACAAGGTGCACCCGGAAGCACTGCTGCCGATTATTGACGATTACCGCAAATTGTATGATTTCAAGCAAATTGTTCCAATCTCTGCACTGGAAGGTAACAATACAGGGTCATTGCAGCAGGCTATTTTGGGCGAAATGGAAGAAGGCCCGATGTATTACCCTGCCGATCAGGTGACAGACCATCCGGAACGCTTTGTAGCAGCCGAGTTGATTCGGGAAAAAGTTCTGCATTTGACGAGAGAAGAAGTACCGCACTCCATTGCTGTCGTAATTGAAGAGATGAAGCGAGGCGAAAATGGTAAAACGCTTTACATTTACGCCGCCATTTACGTAGAGCGGGATTCCCAGCGCGGTATTTTGATTGGGCAAAAGGGTCAGATGCTCAAAGAAATCGGTCAACGTGCGCGCAAGGATATCGAGCGGTTGATGGGGGACCAAGTATTTTTGGAGCTCTGGATCAAAGTGAAAAAGGATTGGCGCAACCAAGAGCGGATGCTGCGTAACTTCGGTTTCTACGACGAGCAATAA
- a CDS encoding YqzL family protein, with protein MLRDFSWRVFASTGDIHAYLLYRDHHQTDVSSEEASFDLAQEELGDTQACL; from the coding sequence ATGCTTCGTGACTTTTCTTGGAGAGTTTTCGCTTCAACCGGTGATATCCATGCTTACCTTCTCTACCGTGATCACCATCAAACGGATGTTTCCAGCGAGGAAGCCTCGTTTGATCTCGCCCAGGAAGAATTGGGTGACACGCAGGCATGCTTGTAA